One stretch of Chaetodon auriga isolate fChaAug3 chromosome 18, fChaAug3.hap1, whole genome shotgun sequence DNA includes these proteins:
- the LOC143336298 gene encoding angiopoietin-related protein 1, with product MSLLSLTNPPGWSVCSALCILIVLLPETKADNLNATNQRNGGGSQCGEYTNQVMEDGMCRLVATLPQLDEQKCPDMFRCTDEVSYWLHENEERKQQIVVLKETISELQEELRNHRHRIKVLELQSEERNHLNISLEHRFHELEVHYAEATTLLHLQGTLILDLQNQLHNLTLLVDKVKRSPGCLINIVRPNPLMNAQEALHPEIQHVRNCPIDCASIYYNGVRRSGLYRVVPSLAGSPVEVYCDMDTDGGGWTVIQRRVDGSVSFDRSWRDYRDGFGDLHSEFWLGNEHIHDLSTQGDYSLRINLEDWSNKHKHALYQSFSVEDEEHQYRLHVSGFSGTVQDSFSWYHDKQGFSTPDSGNICAEISHGGWWYNQCFYANLNGVYYRGGRYTPKGRGPLGPDGIVWYSWKDSDYYSLRKVSMMIRPRNFRTRLSP from the exons ATGTCTCTCCTGTCCTTAACAAACCCTCCCGGCTGGAGCGtgtgctctgctctctgtatcctCATCGTGTTGCTTCCAGAGACCAAAGCAGACAACCTGAATGCTACCAATCAGCGCAATGGCGGGGGATCCCAGTGTGGGGAGTACACTAACCAG GTGATGGAGGATGGGATGTGTCGGCTGGTGGCCACGCTGCCTCAGCTCGATGAGCAGAAGTGCCCGGATATGTTTCGCTGCACAGACGAGGTTTCCTACTGGCTGCACGAGAAcgaggagaggaaacagcagatcGTGGTGCTGAAGGAGACCATCTccgagctgcaggaggagctgaggaaccACCGGCACCGCATCAAAGTCCTCGAGCTGCAG AGTGAAGAGAGGAACCACTTGAATATCTCCTTGGAGCATCGTTTCCATGAGCTGGAGGTTCACTATGCTGAGGCCACCACCCTGCTGCACCTACAGGGCACTCTGATCCTAGACCTGCAG aACCAACTCCATAATCTGACCCTCTTGGTGGATAAAGTGAAAAGAAGCCCTGGGTGCTTGATAAACATCGTCCGTCCCAACCCTCTGATGAATGCTCAAGAGGCTCTGCACCCAG AGATTCAGCATGTGAGGAACTGCCCCATAGACTGTGCTTCCATCTACTACAATGGAGTGAGGAGATCAGGCCTCTACAGGGTGGTGCCATCGCTGGCCGGCTCGCCTGTGGAAGTCTACTGTGATATGGACACAGATG GTGGTGGCTGGACTGTGATCCAGCGGCGCGTTGACGGCTCAGTGAGCTTTGATCGCAGCTGGAGGGACTACAGGGACGGTTTCGGTGACCTTCACTCAGAGTTCTGGCTGGGCAACGAACACATACATGACCTGAGCACCCAGGGAGACTACAGCCTCCGCATCAACCTGGAGGACTGGAGCAACAAGCACAAACATGCCCTCTACCAGAGCTTCAG tgtgGAAGATGAGGAGCATCAGTACCGTCTCCATGTGTCTGGCTTCAGTGGGACAGTGCAGGACTCTTTCAGCTGGTACCACGACAAGCAGGGCTTCAGCACCCCCGACAGTGGCAACATCTGCGCAGAGATCTCTCATGGCGGGTGGTGGTACAACCAGTGCTTCTATGCAAACCTTAATGGAGTCTACTACAGG GGAGGCCGTTACACCCCTAAAGGCCGAGGGCCGCTGGGTCCTGATGGGATTGTTTGGTACTCCTGGAAAGACTCTGACTATTACTCCCTACGGAAGGTCAGCATGATGATCCGGCCTCGCAACTTCCGAACCCGTTTGTCACCCTGA